The genomic stretch GTCCGGTCGGCCAAAAGCGACCCTGTCTGGGCAGAATTGCGTAAGACCGTTCATCGCGCAGCGGAGGGCGAAGAAATCGACGAAACGCTCTGGTGGTCTTGAAATGATGGACCATCGGCTCTAAGACTGGATGGGTCTACTTGCCGTTTCAGGGAAGGCGCACAACCACGAAGAGTGTCCGGCACTGGGGATTCTCGACCCGAATGATTCTCGTGTGGCCCCTCAAGTGTTGGTTCCTCGCTATTTGATAGCCCCGGGGCTATGGCAAGAGCCAAGCGGGAATAGAGCGAAAAGAGCGGGGCTGCAACCCCGAAGGATGCAGCCCCGCTGGGTTCCCACCTTTGCGGGTCAGGCGCTAGTGGCGTCCTGCACCTCGCCGACCAGTTCCTCGATGATGTCCTCTAAGAAGAGCACACCAGTGGTGTTCCCCTCAGCATCGAACACCCGCGCCACGTGGGCACCGGTGCGGCGCATGACCGCCAGGGCGTCTTCCAACTCGCCACCGCTGAAAGTGGAGGCCAGTGCCCGAATACGCTTCGCAGGAACCGCCTCGTTGAGCTTCTGCGTCGTGGTCAGGTCCATGACGTCCTTCAGGTGCAGGTAGCCAACCGGTTCCCTGTCGGCGTTCACCAGGATGTAGCGAGAGTACCCGTGCTTGGCCACCGCGGACTGAATGTCGGCTGGGGAAGAACCCTCCGGCAACATGACCATGTCGCCGAGCGGAACCTCCACATCGGAGACCTTCTTGGTGGTGAACTCGAACGCCTTGCTCAGCGTGCCGCTGGCATCGTTGAGCATCCCGTCACGGGTGGATTGTTCCACGATGGCTGCCACCTCATCCAGGGTGTAGGCGCTGGTCGCCCCGTCCTTGGGTTCCACCTTGAACAGGCGCAGGATGGCGTTGGCGATGCCGTTCAGGCTCCAGATCACCGGTTTGACGATGCGGGCCACCATGACCAGCGGCGGAGCCAGAATCAGTGCCGCACGCGTGGGCACCGAGAAGGAAATGTTCTTCGGGACCATTTCGCCGATCACCACGTGCAGGAAGGTGACCAGCAGCAAGGCCGCGATGAACGCGATGATGCCGATGGCCTCGGCACTCAGGGAAGTGAAGCCGAGCGGGATTTCGAGCAGGTGGTGGATCGCCGGCTCGGAGACGTTCAGGATCACCAGGGAACACACGGTGATGCCCAGCTGGCTGGTGGCCAGCATCAAGGTGGCGTGTTCCATCGCCCAGAGGGTGGTCTTCGCCGCCTTGGAACCGGCCTCGGCCTTCGGCTCGATCTGCGAACGCCGGGCGGAGATGACGGCGAATTCCGCGCCGACAAAGAACGCGTTGATGACCAGCAGCACGACGAGCCAGATGATTCCGGGAAGATATTCACTCATGGGTCAGGTCCTGGGTCATGTTCTCGATGATCTGGTCGTGTTCGCTCCGGGAGGGGTCATCCGGAGTGAATTTCAGGCGTTCGATGTGGGTGCCCAGTACTCGTTCGACGCGCAGGGTGCCCTCGGGGAGGGACACTTCGTCGCCGAGTTCGGGGATCCGGTCGAGTCGGTCGGTGACGAAACCTGCGAGGGTGTCATATTCCTCGCCGTCCGGGACCTTGATCCCGGTGCGGTCCAGCAGTTCGTCGGGCCGCAGTGAGGCATCGAAGGTCACTGAGCGTCCGGTTTTCACGACGCCGACACGGACCTTGTCGTGTTCGTCTTCGAGTTCCCCGACGATCTCCTCGACGAGGTCTTCGAGAGTGACGATGCCGGCGGTGCCGCCGTGCTCGTCGGAGACGATAGCGACCTGCAGGCCTTGCTGGCGCAGCAGTCCCAGGAGGGATTCGACGCCCATGGATTCGGGGATGCGCAACGGTGCATGCATCAGGTCGGTGGCGAGCTGTGTCGCTCGTTGTTCCATGGGCAAAGCAAAGGCCTGCTTGACGTGCAGCACGCCCAGGATCTCATCGCGGTCCCGGCCGATCACCGGGAAGCGGGAGAAACCGGTCTGGATGGCCAGGGAGATGATGTCCTCGGCGTTGTGCTCCGCATCCACCGCGACCATGCGCACGCGCGGGGTCATGACATCGGCGGCACTGTGTTCGGAAAAGCGCAGCGTGCGGTGCAGCAGCGTGGCGTGGTCCTGGTCAAGGACCCCTTCCAATGCAGAGCGGCGCACCAGGGAACTGAGTTCCTCGGCGCTGCGTGCCCCGGAGAGCTCCTCCTTGGGCTCGATGCCGAAGGACCGGATGATCGAGTTTGCGGTGTTGTTGAACAGCAGGATCACCGGTTTGAAGACGGTGGTGAACAGGGCCTGGAAAGGAACGACGATCTTGGCGGTAGCCAACGGCAGAGCGAGGGCGAAGTTCTTGGGGACCAGCTCGCCGATGATCATGGAGAAGACAGTGGCGATAAAGATGCCGATCACCGCACCGATGCCCGGCACGATCCCTTCAGGAATCCCGACGGCCAGCAACGGCCCGCGCAGCAGCGAACTGATGGCCGGTTCGAAGGTGTAGCCGGTGAGCAGCGTGGTCAGGGTGATGCCCAATTGGGCGCTGGAGAGGTGCGTGGAAGTGATCTTCAGGGCCTTGATGGTGGTGCCCAGGCGTTTTTCGCCGCGCGCGGCGCGGGCTTCAAGGTCGTTGCGGTCCAAGTTGACCAGCGCGAATTCGGAGGCAACGAACAGGCCGGTGCCCACGGTGAGGACCAGGCCAATGCCGATCATGATCCATTCATACATTGGGGCGCCCCTCTCCGGTGGGTGTCGGAATCAATCCGGCAGATAAGGAGAAGGGCCAGGGCATATGTGAAGGGGGGTCATCCATAGTACGAACAACTATACGGGGGCCACAGGGCCGGTGGCCGTGTTTTTGTGGCGCGGAAAGCTGAATGTTCCCCGTGAAAGCTCGTGCCCCGAAGCGGTGCGGGTGGAACCATGTGCCGGTACGTCCCGACGCAACCAATCCAGCTACGGAATAGACGCACAGTCGAGTCCGGCCAAAATCATGAGAGAAAATGAGAGGCAGAGCAAGCTTTCGATCCCAGCGGACACCCCGAACTCCTCGTCAAAACACTGGATGCCGTAACACCACATGGGTATTGACCCCAAGACTCGTATGCTGGGGCGCATGACATTCACGACCTGCGATCTTTTCGACGACGACGAAACCCTGCAATCGGTTTCCCTGCAATTCGAGAACCTCGGTGCCCACCCGCGCTTCAGCGGACCTATCCGTACGGTGCGCTGCTACCGCGACAACGGACTGGTCAAGTCGCTTTTGAACTCCCCCGGCGATGGTTCAGTACTGGTGGTTGACGGAGCCGGCTCACTGGAATCGGCGCTGATGGGCGACATGATCGCCGCGGCAGCGGTGACAAATGGCTGGGCAGGGGTCGTGATCTACGGCGCGATCCGTGACCGTGTGGCGCTAGCCGAAACGCCCCTCGGCATCAAGGCCCTCGGCTCGAATCCACGCAAGAGCGCCAAGGACTCGGTTGGTGCCGTGGACTTGGTAGTCTCCTTCGGAGGCGTCACGTTCACCCCGGGGGCGACGCTTTATTCGGACGAGGATGGCATTCTGGTTTCCGCCTAATCTCTGTTTGCTGGGCCGAAGCAAGCAGTGGCAGTTGCTGAGCTTGATGGTGCTGGTCAGCGGAAATATTCCCGACTGCGCCCAACGGGCAATCAACGCGGTTGGCCGCACCGCGGAAGCTCTTTATGTGTAGGCTCAAAACATAGCTGATACCGGGCATTTTTCCCGGAGGATTCGGCACCGCGCGAGAGAACAGGAAAACCATGAAGGTCACGATCATTGGCGGACACGGACGAATCGCACTATTAGCGGCAAATCTTCTGTCCCAACGCGGCGACAGCGTCAACTCGATTATCCGCAATCCTGACCACGCCGCCGATGTGGCCGCCACCGGTGCCAGCGCCGTGGTGCTTGATGTGGAAAATGCGACAGCCACCGAAATGGCCGAGGCTTTTGCAGGATCCGACGCCATCGTTTGGTCAGCTGGGGCCGGCGGAGGAAACCCCGACCGTACCTATGCCGTGGACCGCGATGCAGCGATTCGTTCCATGAACGCGGCGCAGCTCGCCGAGATCAAGCGCTTCGTGATGGTGTCCTTCGCCAGCGCAAGCACCGAATATCTGGTGCCCCTGGATGACCCGTTTTACCCCTACATGGCCGCAAAGATTGCCGCCGATGATCACCTGCGTGGCAGCGACCTCGACTACACCATCCTCGGACCCGGTACCCTGACCCTCGAGGAAGCCACCGGCCTCATCAACGGCGACCCCGATCTGGCCGCCGATACCTCCACCTCCCGAGCCAATACCGCGTTGGCCATCGTGGCTACGTTGGATTCTGCCGCAAGCATCGGTCGGACGATCAACTTCGTTGATGGACAAACCCCTATCGCCACGGTCATGGGCGCCAGCAACTAACCCTGATCAAGCCCCGAGCATCAGCACCGGTGCTCGGTAGCATTGACAGATCATGAGCGTGACAGCACGATTGGCAAAGGCCTGATCAATCATCTGTCTTGGGAGAACCACCGTGAACGATGCAGTTCCGAACGCCACCATGTCCGTTGCCGCGATTCTGGCCGAGGGCGCCAGACGCCATGGCGATCTGCCAGCCATCACGCTGGCAGGGACAAGCACCAGCTACCGTGACTTATGGGATCAGACCCGAGGTTATGCCGGTGCGCTGCGCGATGCCGGGGTGACCGAGGGCGACAGAGTAGCCATCTTGATCCCCAACGTTCCCGACTTCGCTCGTGTCTACTATGCGGTGTTGGCTCTTGGGGCCGTTGCGGTGCCAGTACACGCGCTACTCAAGCGTCACGAGATTCAGTACATGCTCACCGATGCAGGGGTCAGCCTGCTCATTTGCGCCGCTCCGCTGCTGGCAGAGGGAGGCCCGGGGGCAACCGCCGCCGGGGCCCGCGTTCTAACGGTCATGTCCCCAGAGCCCGGGGAATGTAAGCGACTGGAGGACCTCGCCGCGTCGGCGACGCCCATTGACACCTACCTGCCGCGTTCTCCACTAGACATTGCCACCATCTTGTACACCTCGGGAACCACCGGCAAACCCAAGGGAGCGCTCGGCACCCACTTCGCCCTCATCGAGCAGGTCAACGTGCTGTTGTTGAACACCTTCGACATGCGCAGGGGCGACAAGATTTTCGGCGGACTGCCGCTTTTCCACACCTTCGGGCAAACAGTGGCACTGAATACCGGATTGCGCGCCGGGGCGGAGATCATGCTGCTGCCCAAGTTCACCGGCGAGGCCGCCCTCTCCTTGATTTTGGATCAGGGAGTCAACATCTTCGTGGGAGTTCCCACGATGTACGTCGGGCTGCTCGCCGCGGCCAAGGCACGCCCGGAGCCGGCCCCCGCGCTGCGTTATGCGGTCTCCGGCGGTGCCGCCCTCCCGTTGGCCATCCTCGAGGACTTCAACAAGCACTTCGGCGCGAAAATTCATGAAGGATACGGTCTAACCGAAACCTCGCCGGTGGCCTCCTTCAACCAGGTAGGAAGCGAGCCGCGACCCGGGACGGTAGGCCAGCCGGTCTGGGGTATTGAGGTGGAGGTCGCCCGCCCGGAAGTTTTCTCGAGCATCGAGTTACTGGAGACCGGGGAACTGGGCGAATTGGTGATTCGAGGGCACAACCTCTTCTCCGGTTACCTCAATCGCCCCGAGGCCACGGCCGAGGCTGTAGTGGATGGTTGGTTCCGCACCGGGGATCTAGGCACCAAGGATGCCGACGGCTACATCACCATCGTGGACCGAAAGAAGGACATGATCCTGCGCAACGGTTACAACGTGTACCCCCGTGAGGTTGAGGAGGTTCTGGTTGGCCACCCGGAAATCACCAACGCCGCGGTCTTCGGTATTGACGATGACACGCACGGCCAAGAAATCGTGGCCTCCGTGACGCTGGTGTCAGGTAGCACCCTAGATGCGCACAGCATTGGAGAATACGCCAAGGAACGGATGGCCGCATACAAGTACCCGCGCCTGATTGAAATTCTTACCGAGTTCCCGCTGGGCCCCAGTGGAAAGGTTCTCAAGCGCGAGCTGGTGACCCGCTACACCCGCGAGTAGGAGGAGATCCGAGGACTCACGCTCACCGCGCGATTCCAAGGCTCAGCGCCCCCTCGCTCTTAGGTGCCCCGGGAAGGTAAAACGTATCAAGTTCGGTGATCTCAAATCCCGCTTCCCTCAGCATCTCGGCGGTGGAGCGGGTGAGATGGCAGCCGCCGGCTAGTACCTTCTGGATGGGTTCGAGTCTGCGTTGGAATCGTTGAACCTCAGCATCCGGGGCTAGCCCATGCTCCAGAAAGTGCAGAGGTCCACCGGGTTTAAGGACCCGGCGGACCTCTGCCAGAGCGGCAAGGGCATTGGGGATGGTGCACAGCGTGAAGGTGCTCAGCGCCGCGTCAACGTGGGCATCGGGCTCGTTCAGCACCTGCCCATCACGTGACCCGCGAACGATCTGTATCCTCGAGGACTCCCGCACGGGTGTTGAAAGTCGCCACGCGGTGTCGGAGGGTTCGATGGCCACAATTTCGCTCACGCCCATCGGGTAGTGCCCCACGTTGCTGCCGGATCCAAAACCCAATTCAAGGACGCGCCCGCTCAACCCGGCACACACTCGCTCACGCAGCGGTGCCAGGGACGCATTCGAGCAGGAGAATGCGACAAGGCGCGGCACAACATACTTCTCGTAAAGGTTAACCATCAGGTATTGGCCTCAACCGGAGGCGATCCTTGGACTCCCATGCCACCAGTCTCTGCCGGAAGCCCCCTCCAGACAAGGCAACGGCGCTCATCGCGCTCGGTGAATGGAGGCAGAAAAAAGCCGGGCAGTCGCACGTGACGCGCAGCTACCCGGCCTGTACTCACCTAAGAGTGAGAAAAGTTTTAGGCGTTCCACAATCCGTAGGAGTCAGCCAGATCCGCGATCTTCTGGGCGCGGGCCAGACGCGGCAGGTACGAACCGTCACCAACGGTGGCCCCGGCCGCGTGGGCGTCAAGCATGTCGTGTGCCCAGGACAGCTCGTCGGTGCTGGGCGAAAGGCCCAAGTTGATCTCATCAACCTGAGTCCGTGAGAGCGACAGCTTGCCGGTCATGCCCATGGATGCGGTGATCGCGGAATCCGAGAGAACCTCTGCCGCGTCGGCACCGGGAGCAGACGGTCCGTCGATGGCACCGGGGAGCTTGCCAACGCGTGATGCGACCACGAGCTTGCCTCGGGCGTAAGCCAGAGCAAGTGGGTCACCGGAGACGCCGGTGTCCTTGCGGAAGTCATTAACTCCGAAGGCAAGTCGGAAGGTGCCGGGGGCCGAAGCAATGGCAGTAGCGCTTTCGATACCCAGAGCGGATTCGATCAGGGCGAGCACCGGAGTACCGGCCTGAAGGCGCATGGCCGTGTAGGTGACCTGCTCGGGCTTTTCGGTCATGGCCAGCATGACACCGCGAAGTCCCGGCGCCTTAGAGAGGGCAGCCAAGTCCTTGGCCCAGAAATCGGTATCAATACCGTTAACACGCACCCAGGCGGTCATTCCGGTGGAAAGCGCCTCGACCACGGCATCGCGTGCGGCATCTTTCTTATCGTCGGGAACTGCCGCTTCCATGTCGAAAATGACCGAGTCGGCCTCGGAGGCCAAAGCCGGCGCAAAGTCCTCGGGCTTGGCTGCATTTACTAACAACCAAGAGCGGGATAGTTTTGCGGGAAGGTTAGCTGCGCGACGGTTACGAAATGCCATGCCCCCAGCCTACCGACTCCACGGGTCGGCCGCCCAATGCCGCGGTGAGTGAGTAGTAGCAAATCCATGAAACACCCGCTATCGAGTCGTGGCGTGTGACCAACTCGTCGTCATTTTCCTACTCGACCAGTCACAGTTGGTGATTTCTTCTCTGCGCTGACGGTGTTTATGACTCGGGCAAAGATACTGGATGCGCATTAGTTCAGATGGTTTCCGCGCCCCAAACCAATCGATGCGGATTGCCCCCTGAGCTTCATGGCCGAGGAGAGTTCCGGAACTTTTTGATCCAAAAAATGAACCTCCAAGACACTGACTGCATTGCCGTAACGGCTATAGGCATTGAGGGCAAAGTTGGTTGCCCCGTGCATGTGAGAGAAATACAGCGTCCGTCCGTTGCGCCAATCAGAGGTATGCCCGTGAGCAAAGCGTTCGTGCCGCAGGGCAACCGCCGAAGCTAAACTGTTCAGCATCTCCACGGTGTCGTCCATGTCTAGGCCGCGAACCAAAAACTCCGGCGCCCCAATCTTGGTGAGACCCACGGTGTAGCCAAAAATCTTGCGCGGGTTAGGGCTTTCCACGTAGGGGATGGCCCAGCCGTGCCGCTCAATAAGGTTGTCGATGTGCTGCCGAACTTCCTCGGCTGACCATCCATCACACATGAGGCACATGGTTCCCGCTCCTTGAATTGGCACTAGTGCTTGCTGACAATTCAAGTGTTCTCCGCGGCGAGGCCGGATGGGGCGGTTTTCACAATCTGTGGATAACTCTCCCCATCCGGTCCGTGGTGAATGTTCCCCAGCTGCTAGGCGCCAGCGACCACAGCTTCGGCCCGGCTGGCGCTTTGGGTGGAACCGAAGGCACCGCGGTAGTTGGCGCCGGGGTGGTTTTCGGGCAGTTGATCGTGCCCGAAGATTTTCTTGCGCAGGGTGCCCGGCTCGTAGGCGGTTTTTGCCAATCCACGTTTCTGAAGCGTGGGCAGGATGCGTTCGTTAAATTCGAGGTAGGTGTCGGGAAGCCGCCAATTCATCACATTGACCCCGTCTATTCCCGCATCCTGCCATGCGAGAAGCTGGTCGGTGATCTCGTCGGCCGTTCCCGCCACGACGCCACGGTCTATGCGGTTTTGAGCCAGATCCCCCAGGGTCGGTTCGCGGTCGGGGTTTGCGGCGCGTAGCCAGTCCACGTGTCCTTGTCCCCCATTGTTGGGGATATTGCGCAATTCGGTGTCCTCGGGCAGCCGTGTTCCATCGGGCAGGATCCCCAGCGAGGTATGGGTCAGGTACCCAACCACCGAGGAATACTGCGCGATTTCCTCGCGCTTGGCATCAACCTCCCGGTGGGTCGAGCCGACGATGAAGCTCATGCCCTGGAAGAACTTAATGTCCTCCGCCCCGCGACCCGCGCGCACCGCTTCGGCGCGGGCACTTTGGGTGTGAAGCCGAGCCCCCGCCGGATCCGGCGGGGCAATAAATACCGCCTCGGCGTGCTTGGCCGCAAACCGAATGCCGCGCGGTGAGCCGCCGGCCTGGAAGAGCAGCGGGGTGCGCTGCGGTGAGGGGGAAGGCAGATGCGGACCCTCAACCTTGTAGCGGGCACCAACATGGTTGATCTTGTGGATCTTTGACGGATCCGCATAGCGACCGCCTTCTTTGTCCACCAGCACCGCGCCCTCGTCCCAGGATCCCTCCCAGAGCTTGTAGGCGACATCCAGGTATTCGTCCGCCCAGTCGTAGCGCGCATCGTGCTCGGCCAGAGCGTCATAGCCGAAGTTCCGCGCAGCATTTTCTTGCGTGCTGGTCACGATGTTCCACGCGATGCGCCCGGCGGAGATGTGATCGAGGGTGGAAACCTGGCGGGCGAAGTTAAACGGATGGTTCTGCATGACGTTGGAGGTGTAGGCCAGCCCGATGTTCTTGGTAGCCACCGCCAAGGCTCCGAGCAACACCGCGGGGTCGTTGGACGGGATCTGCAGTCCCTCGTGAACGTTGTCCACGTATTGACCATCGGCCGGGCCGTAGAGCCCGGTGACATCGGCGAAGAACATCGCATCGAAGAGACCGTCCTCCAGGGTCCTGGCCACATCGATCCACAGGTTCACGTCGTTAAATTCGTGCTGTCGGGCCGCCGGGTGGCGCCACTGGCCGTGGTGGATGTGGCTGGCGGTGTTCATCAAGAAGGCGTTAAACAGTAGCGGCTTGCTCATGCGTTGGCTCCGTTCGTGGTTCTGGTTCCGACATAGATGGGAGTGGTGAGCTGGTCCCCCGTGAGCCGTTGCTGTCCCACGGCGCGGGCCCGGTAGATCACCGGGTTGTGTTGTCCCAGCACGCGGGCGTTGCGCCAGTGCCGGTCCAGCCTGCGGGTCTCGGAGGCCGCGGAAGCGCCACCGACCTCAAAGAGCCGATTGGCCACATCCAGGGTCTGCTCCACCACGAAGATCTGAGCCTCGGAGAGCTTGGTGTCCAGTTCGGCCGTGGCTTCGGCGTCAAGTTGGCCGGCAGTCGAGAGCACCGCCGCTTCCTCGAGGCGTGCGCCCACGGTGTCGAGGACCGCGTCGATGGCAAATACCGTGGAGCTGATCCGGCCGACAACTTCTTGCACCAGCGGGTCGCGCTGCGGGGAATCTCCCACGCCGTGGGAAAATGCGCGTTCGCGCCCGCGGACATAGTCCACCGCGTCGCGGCGAACGGCGCGGGCAATCCCGCCCAGGGCCACCAGCAGGATCGCTTGGACATAGGCGGCACCATAGCCGACGCCTTCTACTCCGCCGGAGGCATCAATATTTTCGGGGTCGACCTCGACGTTGGTGAATCGGGTGGTCCCCGAGGCCGTGAGTCGCTGGCCGAAGCCGTCCCAGTCGTCCACCAGTTCCAGGCCGGGGGTATCGCGGTGCACGCTGACCCGCACCGATTCGCCGGTGCTGGTATCGGCGCTGACCTTGATCCAGTCGGCGTAGAGGCTGCCGGTGCTGTAGTACTTGGTACCGTTGAGCACCGTGCGGCCCTTTTCCTTGCTGAGCACCGTGGAGTTGGTTCCCGGTTTGTTGCCCTTCTCGGTGGTGGCGTTGCCAAACACGTCCCCGGCGACCACGCGTGGCAGCCAACGTTCCCGGGCCGCAGCGTCACTGCCGGAGACCAAGGTTTCCACGGTGGTGAAGTGCGCACGCAGCGCCTGGACGAGGTTCGAATCGGCCGCGCCCAGTTCACGCAAGAGGCGCAGCGACTGGGTCAGGGTGGCTCCGGCTCCGCCAAATTCCTGCGGGACACGGATCGCGGTGAAGCCCGAGTCCTTCAGCAACGCGACGGCTTGGTGTGCCAGCGTGCGGGTAGCCTCGGACTCGATCGTCGTGGCGGTGATGGCCCCAAACACCGGAGCGAAGCGCTCCAGCAGATCCTTGGTTCTCGGCGGTTGTGCACTTCCAGGCACAGACGTGACAGTGCGTTCGAGGCTGATGGTCATGCTTTTTCTCCGATCGGGACGGTGTGTAACCGCGGCGCTGCGGCAAGTAGTTTGCGGGTGTATTCCTCGGCCGGGTTGGAAAATACCTCGGTGGTGCGTCCGGCTTCCACGACTCGGCCCGCCTCCATGACAACAATTTCGTCACTCACGTGCTGCACCACGCCCAAGTCATGGGAGATGAAGAGGTAGCTGAGCTTAAATTCGCGCTGTAGCTCATCAAGCAGATCCAGCACCTGAGCCTGGATGGAGACATCTAGCGCGGAGACCGGCTCGTCGCAGATGATCACCTCTGGTCCCGGGGCCAAAGCGCGGGCAATGGCGATGCGCTGGCGTTGTCCACCGGAGAGCCGCAACGGCAGCCTGGCTTCGAGGGAGGCATCTAGCCCCACGGTTTCCAGCAGCCGGATCACCTCATCACGACGCTCGCTTCGGGTGAGCGATTCGGAGTCGGGCAGGGCATCGGAAAGGATACGGGCCACGTCCCATTGCGGGTCGAAGGAGCCCAACGGGTCCTGGTAGATGGAGGTGATGTGCTTGCGCTGCGGGCGGCGCTGCTTCTCACTCAGGGTGCTCCACGGAAGGCCCAGCAGCCGCACGTCCCCCGCATCCGGAGCCGTCAGGCCCAGTGCCATGCGCGCCACGGTACTTTTGCCCGATCCGGATTCCCCCACGATCCCCAGGGTTTGTCCCCTGTTCAGCGCGAAAGAGACATTCTGGACGGCAACTCGTGGTGTGCCGTCGGGGTTGCGGTAGGTCTTGCGCAGGTTTTGTGCCACGAGTACCGGAACCGTCGGGTCCCCGGTCTCACTCTTCGCACGCTGCGCACCAATCAACGCGTGCTGCCGCGCCGAGATCCCTGCCCCGGCCGGTGCCAGCCGGGTGCCACGCGGCTTGTCGGTGGGCACGGCACGTAATAGTCGCTGGGTGTATTCGTGTTGTGGGTTGCCCAGCACCTGGGCCGTTGGCCCGGTCTCAACGATTTCGCCTTGACGCATCACCGCTATGCGGTCGGCCAACTGGCCCACCACCGCGAGGTCGTGGCTGATCAGCAGCAGCGCTGTGCCGGCGGCCTTGCGTTCGGCGAGCAGGTCCAGGATCTGCTGCTGGACGGTGGCATCCAGTGCCGTGGTGGGTTCATCGGCAATCAGCAGTGCCGGGTCCAGGGCGATGGCGGCAGCGATGAGCGCGCGCTGGCGCAGCCCGCCGGAGAGTTCCCCGGAGCGCTGGTTGATACGTTGTTCGGGTTCCGGGATGCCCACTGCGGCAAGCAATTCCAGCACCTTACTGGTGCGTGCCGCGGGAGAGAGATTGGTGTGGATGCGCAGCGAGTCGGCGATCTCACGGCCGATGGGCCGCAACGGGTCAAGGGAAACCAACGCGTCCTGCAGCACGTAGCCGATGTCCGCCCCGCGGACTTTGCGCCAAGCGCGGTCTGAATTGCGGCGCAGGTCCTTGCCCCGCAGCTGCAGAGTCTGGGCCTGAATGACCGCGTTGGCGCCGGTGAGACCGATCAGGGTGCGTGCCGTGACCGATTTACCGGATCCGGATTCACCGACGATGGCCAGGCATTGCCCGGCGTGGATCTCGAAATCGATTCCGTGGACGATGGGGGTTGCCTGGGTCTTGGAGCCGAAGGCGATCTTCAGGTCCCTGACCGTGATGATGGGTTCGTTTTGAGTGGAAGGGGTGTCGTTGGGTGAGAACATTATTTGTCCTTGAGCTTGCGTTGGATACCGTGGCCCAGCAGCGTGGTGGTGGCGGCGCTGAGCACAATAAAGAGGCCGGGGAAGACCGTCAGCCACCAGGCGTTGCCGATGTAGAGCCGACCGAGGGAAAGCATTGAGCCCCACTCAGGATCCGGCGGCGTGGCACCAAGGCCTAGGAAGCTCAGCGAGGATGCCCAGACGATGGCCTGTCCGACCCCGAGGGTGGCCAGCACAAACAAGGGGGCCGCGACGTTGGGCAGGATGTGGTGGCGAATGATGAAGGCGCGGGACTTGCCCTGCACGATTGATGCCTCCACGTAGCCGGAGCCGCGGATCGAGAGGACCTGCGAGCGGATCATCCGGGCGTAGCCGGGAGCCGCCGACAAACCGACGGCAATCGTGGTGGTCACGACGCCTGGACCCAGAATGGTGATGACCAACAGAGCCAACAGCAGGCCGGGGAAGGCGAAGAGAACTTCCAAGAAGCGCGATACTCCGAAGTCAACGGCGCGGGTCCCGAGCCCAGCAATGGCACCGAGCACCAGGGCCAGGC from Paeniglutamicibacter sp. Y32M11 encodes the following:
- a CDS encoding hemolysin family protein yields the protein MSEYLPGIIWLVVLLVINAFFVGAEFAVISARRSQIEPKAEAGSKAAKTTLWAMEHATLMLATSQLGITVCSLVILNVSEPAIHHLLEIPLGFTSLSAEAIGIIAFIAALLLVTFLHVVIGEMVPKNISFSVPTRAALILAPPLVMVARIVKPVIWSLNGIANAILRLFKVEPKDGATSAYTLDEVAAIVEQSTRDGMLNDASGTLSKAFEFTTKKVSDVEVPLGDMVMLPEGSSPADIQSAVAKHGYSRYILVNADREPVGYLHLKDVMDLTTTQKLNEAVPAKRIRALASTFSGGELEDALAVMRRTGAHVARVFDAEGNTTGVLFLEDIIEELVGEVQDATSA
- a CDS encoding SDR family oxidoreductase, whose translation is MKVTIIGGHGRIALLAANLLSQRGDSVNSIIRNPDHAADVAATGASAVVLDVENATATEMAEAFAGSDAIVWSAGAGGGNPDRTYAVDRDAAIRSMNAAQLAEIKRFVMVSFASASTEYLVPLDDPFYPYMAAKIAADDHLRGSDLDYTILGPGTLTLEEATGLINGDPDLAADTSTSRANTALAIVATLDSAASIGRTINFVDGQTPIATVMGASN
- a CDS encoding class I SAM-dependent methyltransferase, with amino-acid sequence MPRLVAFSCSNASLAPLRERVCAGLSGRVLELGFGSGSNVGHYPMGVSEIVAIEPSDTAWRLSTPVRESSRIQIVRGSRDGQVLNEPDAHVDAALSTFTLCTIPNALAALAEVRRVLKPGGPLHFLEHGLAPDAEVQRFQRRLEPIQKVLAGGCHLTRSTAEMLREAGFEITELDTFYLPGAPKSEGALSLGIAR
- a CDS encoding long-chain fatty acid--CoA ligase, producing the protein MSVAAILAEGARRHGDLPAITLAGTSTSYRDLWDQTRGYAGALRDAGVTEGDRVAILIPNVPDFARVYYAVLALGAVAVPVHALLKRHEIQYMLTDAGVSLLICAAPLLAEGGPGATAAGARVLTVMSPEPGECKRLEDLAASATPIDTYLPRSPLDIATILYTSGTTGKPKGALGTHFALIEQVNVLLLNTFDMRRGDKIFGGLPLFHTFGQTVALNTGLRAGAEIMLLPKFTGEAALSLILDQGVNIFVGVPTMYVGLLAAAKARPEPAPALRYAVSGGAALPLAILEDFNKHFGAKIHEGYGLTETSPVASFNQVGSEPRPGTVGQPVWGIEVEVARPEVFSSIELLETGELGELVIRGHNLFSGYLNRPEATAEAVVDGWFRTGDLGTKDADGYITIVDRKKDMILRNGYNVYPREVEEVLVGHPEITNAAVFGIDDDTHGQEIVASVTLVSGSTLDAHSIGEYAKERMAAYKYPRLIEILTEFPLGPSGKVLKRELVTRYTRE
- a CDS encoding CoA ester lyase, which codes for MAFRNRRAANLPAKLSRSWLLVNAAKPEDFAPALASEADSVIFDMEAAVPDDKKDAARDAVVEALSTGMTAWVRVNGIDTDFWAKDLAALSKAPGLRGVMLAMTEKPEQVTYTAMRLQAGTPVLALIESALGIESATAIASAPGTFRLAFGVNDFRKDTGVSGDPLALAYARGKLVVASRVGKLPGAIDGPSAPGADAAEVLSDSAITASMGMTGKLSLSRTQVDEINLGLSPSTDELSWAHDMLDAHAAGATVGDGSYLPRLARAQKIADLADSYGLWNA
- a CDS encoding hemolysin family protein — its product is MYEWIMIGIGLVLTVGTGLFVASEFALVNLDRNDLEARAARGEKRLGTTIKALKITSTHLSSAQLGITLTTLLTGYTFEPAISSLLRGPLLAVGIPEGIVPGIGAVIGIFIATVFSMIIGELVPKNFALALPLATAKIVVPFQALFTTVFKPVILLFNNTANSIIRSFGIEPKEELSGARSAEELSSLVRRSALEGVLDQDHATLLHRTLRFSEHSAADVMTPRVRMVAVDAEHNAEDIISLAIQTGFSRFPVIGRDRDEILGVLHVKQAFALPMEQRATQLATDLMHAPLRIPESMGVESLLGLLRQQGLQVAIVSDEHGGTAGIVTLEDLVEEIVGELEDEHDKVRVGVVKTGRSVTFDASLRPDELLDRTGIKVPDGEEYDTLAGFVTDRLDRIPELGDEVSLPEGTLRVERVLGTHIERLKFTPDDPSRSEHDQIIENMTQDLTHE
- the rraA gene encoding ribonuclease E activity regulator RraA; the encoded protein is MTFTTCDLFDDDETLQSVSLQFENLGAHPRFSGPIRTVRCYRDNGLVKSLLNSPGDGSVLVVDGAGSLESALMGDMIAAAAVTNGWAGVVIYGAIRDRVALAETPLGIKALGSNPRKSAKDSVGAVDLVVSFGGVTFTPGATLYSDEDGILVSA